One genomic segment of Trichococcus shcherbakoviae includes these proteins:
- a CDS encoding acetyl-CoA C-acetyltransferase gives MEEVVIVSAARTPIGSFGGSLKNCNAVELGKTATEAALNRAGLSPDEVDSVIFGNVLQAGIGQNTARQIAVAAGISYEKTAMTINEVCGSGLKAIILASQAIRLGDARTVVVGGTESMSQAPYLLPNQRWGSKLGDINTIDSLVHDGLTDAFDQQHMGITAETVAERFQVSREEQDAFALHSQQKAAAAQAAGYFNQEIAPIILIDRKNQQKVVAEDEYIRKDATIESLGKLRPAFQKNGTVTAGNASGINDGAAALVLMSKSEAEAKGVPYLATIKGYAETGIDPAIMGYAPYYAIKQVLSKTGLLADDIDLFELNEAFASQSIAVIRDLGLPEEKINISGGAIALGHPIGASGSRILVTLLHALERTDTKLGLASLCIGGGMGIAMIVERP, from the coding sequence ATGGAAGAAGTCGTAATTGTCAGTGCTGCCAGAACCCCCATCGGTTCATTCGGAGGCAGCCTCAAAAATTGTAACGCAGTGGAGCTGGGGAAAACGGCCACAGAAGCTGCGTTGAATCGCGCCGGCTTATCCCCCGATGAAGTGGATTCCGTCATTTTCGGGAACGTCCTGCAGGCAGGCATCGGCCAGAACACGGCACGGCAAATCGCTGTTGCTGCCGGGATCTCCTATGAAAAAACAGCCATGACGATAAACGAAGTCTGCGGCTCCGGATTGAAAGCAATCATCCTGGCGAGCCAAGCTATCCGTCTCGGCGATGCCAGAACAGTGGTCGTCGGAGGAACCGAAAGCATGTCGCAGGCCCCTTATCTCTTACCGAACCAACGTTGGGGCAGCAAACTCGGCGACATCAACACCATCGACAGCCTCGTGCACGACGGCCTGACGGATGCCTTTGATCAGCAGCATATGGGCATCACGGCCGAAACGGTGGCAGAAAGATTCCAAGTGAGCCGTGAAGAGCAGGACGCTTTCGCGCTGCATTCGCAACAAAAAGCGGCCGCTGCTCAAGCAGCCGGCTACTTCAATCAAGAGATTGCGCCTATCATCCTCATAGACCGCAAGAACCAGCAGAAGGTCGTAGCCGAGGATGAATACATCCGCAAAGACGCTACTATCGAAAGCTTGGGCAAATTAAGGCCGGCCTTCCAAAAGAACGGCACGGTGACTGCCGGAAACGCATCCGGAATCAATGACGGAGCGGCAGCCTTGGTGCTGATGTCGAAGTCGGAGGCCGAAGCGAAAGGCGTCCCTTATCTGGCCACAATCAAAGGTTATGCCGAAACAGGGATCGATCCTGCCATCATGGGATACGCGCCTTACTATGCCATCAAGCAAGTATTGTCCAAAACCGGATTGCTTGCAGATGACATCGACCTTTTCGAATTGAACGAAGCGTTCGCATCCCAGAGCATCGCCGTAATCAGGGATTTGGGCTTGCCTGAGGAAAAAATCAATATTAGCGGAGGCGCCATCGCCTTGGGACATCCTATCGGCGCATCCGGATCTCGCATTCTGGTGACTCTGCTGCATGCGTTGGAACGGACTGATACGAAGCTCGGACTCGCCTCCCTTTGCATCGGTGGCGGAATGGGCATCGCCATGATCGTTGAGCGCCCTTGA